One genomic segment of Paraburkholderia aromaticivorans includes these proteins:
- a CDS encoding GNAT family N-acetyltransferase codes for MTIHIRPAHATDAALILRFITELAVYEKAEHEVVATVNDIEASLFSAGASAKALICEMNGEPIGFCVYFFSYSTWLGKQGLYLEDLYVSPASRGSGAGKQMLRHLARIARDAGCGRFEWSVLDWNEPAIGFYESIGASAQSEWVRYRLAGNALKMFAAGDA; via the coding sequence TTGACTATCCATATCCGTCCCGCACACGCAACCGACGCCGCGTTGATTCTCCGCTTCATCACCGAACTCGCGGTGTACGAAAAGGCGGAGCATGAAGTCGTCGCAACCGTCAACGACATCGAAGCGAGCCTGTTCTCCGCCGGCGCGAGCGCGAAGGCGCTGATCTGCGAAATGAACGGCGAGCCCATTGGCTTTTGTGTCTACTTTTTTTCCTATTCGACCTGGCTCGGCAAACAAGGGCTTTATCTGGAAGACCTGTATGTGTCGCCAGCATCGCGCGGCAGCGGCGCGGGCAAACAGATGCTGCGCCACCTCGCGCGCATTGCCCGCGACGCCGGTTGCGGCCGCTTCGAGTGGAGCGTGCTCGACTGGAACGAACCGGCAATCGGCTTCTATGAGTCGATCGGCGCGAGCGCGCAAAGCGAATGGGTGCGCTATCGGTTGGCGGGAAATGCGCTGAAGATGTTTGCAGCGGGCGACGCGTAA
- a CDS encoding flavin reductase family protein, with protein sequence MTVIREPVALPRATQLLNHGPVTIITSAHGGRSNVMAASWAMPLDFNPPKVVVVVDSRTLTRQLIDASGVFGLQLPSRGFAAQTLAVGTNAGTELDKFSAFELETFPAQHIDVPMLAGCITWMECKVIPDDSQRHDLIIGEVVAAYADSRVYSNNRWHFGDDPDLRTCHYVAGGTFFATGDAFEVDAVANGAANE encoded by the coding sequence ATGACAGTCATCCGAGAACCCGTGGCTTTGCCGCGGGCCACGCAGTTACTCAATCATGGACCGGTCACGATCATCACCAGCGCGCACGGCGGCCGCTCGAACGTGATGGCGGCCTCCTGGGCAATGCCGCTCGACTTCAACCCGCCGAAAGTGGTCGTGGTGGTGGATAGCCGCACGCTCACGCGGCAACTGATCGACGCAAGCGGGGTGTTCGGTCTGCAACTGCCGAGCCGTGGCTTCGCTGCACAAACGCTGGCGGTGGGCACGAACGCAGGTACCGAACTCGACAAGTTCTCCGCCTTCGAGCTGGAGACGTTCCCCGCGCAACACATCGACGTGCCCATGCTCGCGGGTTGCATCACGTGGATGGAGTGCAAGGTGATTCCGGACGATAGTCAGCGCCACGATCTGATTATCGGCGAAGTTGTTGCGGCTTATGCGGACAGCCGCGTGTACTCGAACAACCGCTGGCACTTTGGCGACGATCCGGATTTGCGCACCTGTCACTACGTGGCCGGCGGGACTTTCTTTGCCACGGGCGACGCATTCGAGGTGGACGCCGTGGCGAATGGCGCGGCGAACGAGTGA
- a CDS encoding aminoglycoside phosphotransferase family protein, with protein MFTEYIVKWDLRQDGEPIRTHSSRLLPVRHHGAPAMLKVALEPEEKFGARLMVWWEGEGAARVLAHDADAILLERAQSSHALADMARTGNSDADNRAIDVLCATAARLHAPRSKPLPELIGLPRWFASLWPAAQNHGGWLQDSAAVARALLAAPQDPVVLHGDIHHGNVLDFGPRGWLAIDPKGLYGERGFDYANIFCNPDDASASRAGWFERRVERVARMAGLDRRRLLQWILAWSGLSAAWILETGELPGIDREIGRLAAEALGRA; from the coding sequence ATGTTTACCGAGTACATCGTCAAGTGGGATCTGCGGCAGGACGGCGAACCGATTCGCACGCACAGCAGCCGGCTACTGCCCGTGCGCCACCACGGCGCGCCGGCGATGCTTAAAGTCGCACTGGAACCGGAAGAGAAATTCGGTGCGCGGTTGATGGTGTGGTGGGAGGGCGAAGGCGCGGCCCGCGTACTCGCACACGATGCAGACGCAATCCTGCTCGAGCGCGCGCAAAGCAGCCATGCGCTGGCGGACATGGCTCGCACCGGCAACAGCGATGCCGACAACCGCGCGATCGACGTTCTCTGCGCCACCGCCGCGCGGCTCCACGCGCCGCGAAGCAAACCGCTGCCGGAACTGATCGGCTTGCCGCGCTGGTTCGCGAGCCTGTGGCCTGCTGCGCAGAACCACGGCGGTTGGTTGCAGGACAGCGCGGCCGTCGCCCGAGCCCTCCTTGCCGCGCCACAGGACCCCGTGGTGTTGCACGGCGACATCCATCACGGCAACGTACTCGATTTCGGCCCACGCGGCTGGCTGGCCATCGACCCCAAAGGTCTCTACGGCGAGCGCGGATTCGACTACGCGAACATTTTCTGCAATCCGGACGACGCGTCGGCGTCGAGAGCGGGATGGTTCGAGCGTCGCGTCGAACGGGTTGCGCGAATGGCCGGGCTCGACCGGCGCCGTTTGCTGCAATGGATCCTGGCGTGGTCCGGATTGTCCGCAGCGTGGATTCTCGAAACGGGCGAATTGCCCGGCATCGATAGGGAAATCGGCAGATTGGCTGCCGAGGCGCTCGGACGCGCCTAA
- a CDS encoding PLP-dependent aminotransferase family protein — MIEIIGPLASPLASAIAGGVPKPQPLQKQLIERLQQAILAGRLPAGSLLPSSRLLAAEMGVSRNTVVIAYEHLAAVGYVVADKKGTRVSPLSSSSARGAPRANPAAPDVTYATRVGQFAATLTHADNTLPLTPGTPALDRFPVTAWRRALERSMERALPLALGYGTPAGEPALRDAIATHLRMARGVRCDGSQVVITEGAQEALNLCVRLFTNPGDLAWVEDPGYRGAKAAFNQGDLSTVPMPVDSEGMAVPVDAWRTRPPKLIYTSPAHQYPTGSVLSVARRLELIAQARQSGAWLIEDDYDGEFRHTGEPIASMQGLLEDAPVLYVGSFSKTMFPALRIGFVVLPRPIAAHTAVALQEMLRGGHRLEQLALAHFIESGEFGRHLGRMRRLYRERQQALRDALTVHFAPLQILGGNCGMHLTLRLPAPIDDRALAERALAKGLNPRALSGFALQPRAETNGLVIGYGSTPAEQLAPAIRVLAGLAAELDGKSKRRSTMASAATLRA, encoded by the coding sequence ATGATCGAGATCATTGGCCCGCTCGCCAGCCCGCTTGCATCGGCCATTGCCGGCGGCGTTCCGAAGCCGCAGCCGCTGCAAAAACAATTGATCGAGCGCCTGCAGCAGGCGATTCTCGCGGGGCGCTTGCCGGCGGGATCGCTGCTGCCGTCGTCGCGCCTGCTCGCGGCGGAAATGGGTGTGTCGCGCAACACGGTGGTGATCGCTTACGAGCATCTGGCCGCGGTCGGCTATGTGGTCGCCGACAAGAAAGGCACCCGGGTGAGCCCGCTCTCCAGCTCGTCTGCGAGGGGCGCGCCGCGCGCAAACCCGGCCGCGCCGGATGTGACCTATGCGACGCGCGTCGGGCAATTCGCGGCCACGCTAACCCATGCGGACAACACCTTGCCGCTGACCCCCGGCACGCCCGCGCTGGACCGCTTTCCGGTGACCGCGTGGCGGCGCGCGCTCGAACGCTCGATGGAGCGCGCGTTGCCCCTCGCGCTCGGCTACGGTACGCCGGCGGGCGAGCCGGCGTTGCGCGACGCAATCGCCACGCATTTGCGCATGGCGCGCGGGGTGCGCTGCGATGGCTCGCAGGTGGTGATTACCGAGGGCGCGCAGGAGGCGCTGAACCTGTGCGTGCGACTCTTCACCAATCCGGGCGACCTCGCGTGGGTCGAAGATCCCGGTTATCGCGGCGCGAAGGCCGCCTTCAACCAGGGCGACCTGAGCACGGTGCCGATGCCCGTCGACTCCGAAGGGATGGCGGTGCCGGTCGACGCGTGGCGCACGCGGCCGCCCAAGCTGATCTACACGTCGCCCGCGCACCAGTATCCGACAGGTTCGGTGCTCTCGGTGGCGCGCCGTCTGGAACTGATTGCGCAGGCGCGGCAGAGCGGCGCGTGGCTGATCGAGGACGACTACGACGGCGAATTCCGTCACACCGGCGAGCCGATCGCCAGCATGCAGGGGCTGCTCGAGGATGCGCCGGTTTTATACGTCGGCTCGTTCAGCAAGACGATGTTTCCCGCGCTGCGCATCGGCTTCGTGGTGTTGCCGCGCCCGATCGCCGCGCATACCGCTGTCGCTTTGCAGGAAATGTTGCGCGGCGGGCACCGGCTGGAGCAACTGGCGCTTGCGCATTTCATCGAGAGCGGGGAGTTCGGGCGGCATCTGGGGCGCATGCGGCGCCTGTATCGTGAGCGCCAGCAGGCGTTGCGCGACGCGCTCACCGTGCATTTCGCGCCGTTGCAAATCCTCGGCGGCAATTGCGGCATGCATTTGACGCTGCGCTTGCCGGCGCCCATCGACGATCGAGCGCTCGCTGAGCGCGCGCTTGCCAAAGGACTCAATCCGCGCGCGCTGTCGGGCTTCGCGTTGCAGCCGCGCGCGGAGACGAACGGGCTGGTGATCGGGTACGGCAGCACGCCCGCGGAGCAACTGGCGCCCGCTATCCGCGTGCTGGCCGGGCTCGCGGCCGAGCTGGACGGCAAGTCGAAGCGCCGGTCCACCATGGCCTCGGCCGCGACGCTTCGCGCGTAG
- a CDS encoding GNAT family N-acetyltransferase: MEPRRNAFEQPIGAPVPGWNGAQAPGREPLVGHYCRIEPVDVERHAEDLYEAYRSATDGRDWTYLTVGPFESLAAYREHLTRAAASADPLHYTVIDLATGKAVGTLALMRIDRANGVIEVGHVTYSPRLKRTRIATEAMFLLMTQVFDKLGYRRFEWKCDSLNGPSRAAALRYGFTFEGIFRQAIVYRERNRDTAWFSVIDSEWPVLRPSYVRWLDAGNFDAQGGQVERLADLIAQQRATAGNDAQ, encoded by the coding sequence ATGGAACCCAGACGCAACGCGTTCGAGCAGCCGATCGGCGCCCCCGTGCCGGGCTGGAACGGCGCTCAGGCGCCAGGCCGCGAGCCGCTGGTAGGCCACTATTGCCGGATCGAGCCGGTGGACGTGGAGCGTCACGCCGAGGACTTGTACGAGGCGTACCGCTCGGCCACCGACGGCCGCGACTGGACCTATCTGACCGTGGGCCCGTTCGAGAGTCTTGCGGCCTATCGCGAGCATCTGACGCGCGCCGCCGCGTCCGCCGATCCGCTGCACTACACGGTCATCGATCTCGCGACCGGCAAGGCGGTCGGCACGCTGGCGCTGATGCGCATCGACCGCGCCAACGGCGTGATCGAAGTGGGCCACGTCACGTATTCCCCGCGGCTAAAGCGCACGCGCATCGCCACCGAGGCAATGTTCCTGCTGATGACGCAGGTGTTCGACAAATTGGGTTATCGGCGCTTCGAATGGAAGTGCGATTCACTGAACGGCCCGTCGCGCGCGGCGGCGCTGCGCTATGGTTTCACGTTCGAGGGGATCTTCCGTCAGGCGATCGTGTATCGCGAACGCAATCGGGACACCGCGTGGTTTTCGGTCATCGACAGCGAATGGCCGGTGCTGCGGCCCAGCTATGTGCGTTGGCTCGATGCCGGCAACTTCGATGCGCAAGGCGGGCAGGTCGAACGGCTGGCGGATCTGATCGCGCAGCAGCGGGCGACAGCGGGCAACGACGCGCAATGA